One region of Vigna angularis cultivar LongXiaoDou No.4 chromosome 10, ASM1680809v1, whole genome shotgun sequence genomic DNA includes:
- the LOC108319835 gene encoding receptor-like cytosolic serine/threonine-protein kinase RBK1: MALTRSNAKEFVSDGDGSPRAILETPVSETESETDSSIDSGKEGYMMPWKSMVDVFKFKSVRKLTSIPLLSVSHDITRKGLTKKLARIRSAEDGIDIGDIPAKPSWRNFDYEELAAATKNFSAENLVGKGGHAEVYKGCLPDGQVIAVKRLMKNEKDAADRAGDFLTELGIIAHINHTNATHLVGFGVDGGLFFVLQLAAHGSLSSLLFGSEGMDWEKRFKVAVGVADGLHYLHKECPRRIIHRDIKASNILLNENYEAEISDFGLAKWLPNKWANHVVYPIEGTFGYLAPEYFMHGIVDERTDVFAFGVLLLELITGRRAVDSDSRQSLVSWAKPLLDTNNVKEIADPRLGEAYDRTEMIRVMVTASMCVHHASSKRPFMNKVVQLLKGEETIIDIKQNSIEPKSQLLEACDLEDYTCSSYLKDMSRHMQLIME, translated from the exons ATGGCATTAACGCGTAGTAACGCGAAAGAGTTTGTGAGCGATGGCGACGGATCTCCTAGGGCAATTCTGGAAACCCCTGTTTCGGAAACAGAGTCCGAGACAGATTCGTCGATTGATAGCGGAAAAGAGGGTTACATGATGCCATGGAAGTCTATGGTTGACGTTTTCAAGTTCAAGTCTGTGCGAAAATTAACTTCCATTCCTTTGCTTTCGGTGAGCCATGATATCACTCGGAAGGGTTTGACCAAAAAACTGGCTCGTATTCGAAGTGCGGAAGACGGTATCGATATTGGAGATATTCCCGCGAAACCCTCTTGGAGAAACTTTGATTATGAAGAGTTAGCAGCTGCTACTAAAAACTTCAGTGCTG AGAACTTGGTTGGAAAAGGTGGTCATGCTGAAGTGTACAAAGGGTGTTTACCTGATGGTCAAGTTATAGCTGTAAAGAGGCTAATGAAGAATGAAAAGGACGCTGCAGATAGAGCTGGAGATTTTTTGACAGAGCTTGGGATTATTGCACACATAAACCACACAAATGCAACACACCTTGTTGGGTTTGGAGTTGATGGCGGCCTCTTCTTTGTCCTGCAATTAGCTGCGCATGGAAGTCTCAGTTCTCTGCTTTTTG GTTCTGAAGGCATGGACTGGGAAAAACGATTCAAGGTAGCTGTTGGAGTGGCTGATGGATTGCATTATCTCCATAAAGAGTGTCCAAGGCGAATCATTCATAGGGATATCAAGGCCTCCAACATCCTACTAAACGAAAATTACGAAGCTGAG ATTTCAGATTTTGGACTGGCAAAGTGGCTTCCAAACAAGTGGGCCAACCATGTTGTCTACCCAATAGAAGGCACATTTGG GTATTTGGCTCCGGAGTATTTTATGCATGGAATTGTGGATGAGAGAACTGATGTATTTGCATTTGGAGTTTTGCTGTTGGAGCTCATAACTGGCCGTCGTGCAGTTGATTCAGATAGTAGGCAAAGTCTTGTCAGTTGG GCGAAGCCACTGTTAGACACAAACAATGTAAAGGAAATAGCTGACCCCAGATTAGGAGAGGCGTATGACCGTACAGAAATGATACGTGTGATGGTGACAGCTTCCATGTGTGTCCACCATGCATCCTCCAAGCGTCCATTCATGAACAAG GTTGTGCAGCTGCTAAAGGGTGAAGAGACAATTATAGACATAAAGCAGAATTCAATTGAACCAAAATCTCAATTGTTAGAGGCATGTGACCTAGAAGATTATACTTGCTCAAGTTACCTGAAGGACATGAGTAGGCACATGCAACTGATCATGGAGTGA
- the LOC128194216 gene encoding uncharacterized protein LOC128194216 isoform X2, which translates to MVIIPKQCKIIWFCSLHRKMKNDLRTMLQGVIGKSRGQLVQILYPKCNQQVDSWECGFYVMCWIKTIIRAVITDDWNERFKTTSPIAEDTINQIRQEWTAYLLQRWS; encoded by the exons atggttatcattcccaaacaatgtaaaattatatggttttgttcgttgcataggaagatgaaaaatgacttgagaaccatgcttcaagg agttattggtaaatctcgtggtcaattggttcaaattttgtatccaaag tgtaaccagcaggtagattcatgggaatgtggcttctatgtgatgtgttggattaagaccatcattcgagctgtcattacagatgactggaatgag cgcttcaagactACATCGCCTATtgcagaggacacaattaaccagataaggcaggagtggaccgcttatcttttacaaagatggagttag
- the LOC128194216 gene encoding uncharacterized protein LOC128194216 isoform X1, producing the protein MDRRWMNERRMSEEYDKGVSQFLQYVEQNAKSVNGTYFCPCVRCLNQIRQDLGNVRDHLFMYGIMRTYTVWTWHGEVLEQPTTSRGTNYVEEWMSDHLEDMIRDVGEDNFGRANLYDTLINDSEQPLFPGCSNFTRLSSTLKLFSLKARNGWTDKSFTELLELLKEMLPENNTLPIRNYEAKNFLCPMGLEYQKIHACPNDCVLYTKEFASLNYCPTCGLSRFKKKSDRVTGNEGNDGAPGKVMWYLPIIPRFKRMFSVKEDAKNLKWHSDERKCDNLLRHPADSPQWKKIDDKFPEFGADPRNLRLALATDGMNPYGNLSSKHSSWPVMLMIYNLSPSLCMKRKYVMLTMMISGPRQPGNDIDVYLAPLIDDLKLLWEEGIDVFDSHVQEQFRLRAMLFCTINDFPAYGNLSGYSVKGHFACPICEENTSYLQLKHGQKTVYTRHRKFLPRNHPYRRLKKAFNGSAEDEVVCRPRNGQEVYNEVKNIDIVFGKHHKSTSAKTIWKKRSIFFKLPYWCELDVRHCIIIIVSLIS; encoded by the coding sequence atggatcgaagatGGATGAACGAACGTCGCATGAGTGAAGAATATGACAAGGGTGTTTCgcagttcttgcaatacgttgaacaaaatgctaagtctgtcaacgggacatatttttgtccttgtgtgcgttgtcttaatcaaatacgccaagacttaggcaatgtgcgtgaccatctattcatgtacggcataatgaggacttataccgtttggacttggcatggagaagtacttgagcagcctaccacgtcacgaggaacaaattatgtggaagaatggatgagtgaccatttagaggacatgatacgtgatgtcggtgaagataattttggaagggctaatttgtatgatactcttattaatgattcagagcaaccgttgttcccaggatgctcaaACTTTACACGCttgtcttcaactttaaagttgtttagtttaaaagcaaggaatggatggaccgataaaagtttcaccgagttgttggagttgttgaaggagatgcttccagaaaataatactctacctattcgtaattacgaggccaaaaattttttatgtccaatgggtcttgaatatcaaaagatacatgcttgtcctaatgattgtgttttgtacacaaaggagtttgcttcgttaaactattgtccaacatgtggtttatcccgttttaaaaagaaatctgacagagtcactggtaatgaaggtaatgatggtgcacctggtaaggtgatgtggtatttgcctataatacctaggttcaaacgtatgttctctgttaaagaagatgcaaagaaccttaaatggcactctgacgaaagaaagtgcgataatcttcttcgacaccctgctgattctccacaatggaaaaagattgatgacaaattccctgaatttggtgcagatccaagaaacttaaggcttgcacttgcaactgatggtatgaatccttatggaaacttaagtagcaaacacagttcgtggccagttatgttgatgatttacaatctttctccttcgttgtgcatgaagagaaaatatgtgatgttgaccatgatgatatcgggtcctagacaacctggaaatgacattgatgtttacttagcacctttaattgatgatttgaaattgttgtgggaagaaggcatcgacgtgtttgattcacatgttcaggaacagttccgtttgcgtgcaatgttgttttgcactataaatgatttcccagcatatggaaacttgagcggttatagtgttaaaggtcattttgcatgtcccatatgtgaagaaaacactagttaccttcagttgaagcatggtcagaagacagtatatacaagacatcgaaaatttcttcctcgtaatcatccttatcgtagattgaaaaaagcatttaatggaagtgctgaggatgaggttgtgtgcagaccccggaatggtcaagaggtgtacaacgaagtcaaaaacattgacattgtgtttggaaaacatcataaaagtacctctgcaaagaccatttggaagaaacgatcgatattttttaagcttccatattggtgtgaacttgatgttagacattgtattattattatagtttccttaattagttga
- the LOC128194217 gene encoding uncharacterized protein LOC128194217 has protein sequence MPRFSHCTLHRPPPTQLRQAIDCSIPASMMMDGRSIVKSRKIAWISLKCNRQNGSYECGYYVMYWMTHIVRSHITRSWETRFKTTTPVPEKSLLFIRNAAAKYIVRLYNSS, from the exons atgccgcggttctctcaTTGCAcattgcacaggcctcctcccacacaactcagacaagcaattgattg ttctattccagcaagtatgatgatggacgggagatcaattgttaagagtagaaagattgcttggatttctctcaag tgtaacagacaaaatgggtcatatgagtgtggatactatgtaatgtattggatgacccatattgttcgttctcacatcacaagaagctgggaaacg agattcaagactactacaccagttcctgagaagtcactactattcattaggaacgctgctgcgaagtatatagttagattatacaatagctcttag